One Brassica oleracea var. oleracea cultivar TO1000 chromosome C7, BOL, whole genome shotgun sequence genomic window carries:
- the LOC106303695 gene encoding AT-hook motif nuclear-localized protein 2 yields MESTGEVVRTSDVSDGGVMVVRSNAPSDFHVAPRSETSNPPPTSVAPQNSLAPTAPPPTTEGFSSGPMKKKRGRPRKYGHDGAPVALSPNPISSAAPTTSHVIDFSASEKRGKVKPATTPSSFIRTKYQVENLGEWAPSSAGANFTPHIITVNAGEDVTKKIISFSQQGSLAICVLCANGVVSSVTLRQPDSSGGTLTYEGRFEILSLSGSFMPSDSDGTRSRTGGMTVSLASPDGRVVGGGVAGLLVAATPIQVVVGSFLAGTNQQDQNPRKQNHNFMSSPMPTTSNAADHGAIRPTSSSHQIGTWTPPLASDPRHKPSHDINITLT; encoded by the exons ATGGAGTCTACCGGAGAAGTGGTTAGGACATCCGACGTGAGCGACGGTGGCGTTATGGTAGTGAGATCCAACGCGCCGTCGGACTTCCACGTGGCTCCGAGGTCAGAAACTTCAAATCCACCTCCAACCTCCGTCGCTCCTCAAAATTCCCTTGCTCCGACTGCGCCGCCGCCAACAACTGAAGGTTTCTCCAGCGGACCCATGAAGAAGAAGCGTGGACGTCCTAGGAAGTACGGACACGACGGAGCACCGGTGGCGCTATCACCGAATCCGATATCTTCAGCCGCACCAACGACCTCTCACGTCATCGATTTCTCTGCATCTGAGAAACGCGGCAAAGTGAAACCAGCAACAACTCCGAGCTCCTTCATCAGGACAAAGTACCAAGTCGAGAATTTAG GCGAATGGGCTCCTTCCTCGGCCGGCGCTAATTTCACGCCGCATATAATTACGGTGAACGCAGGCGAG GACGTAACGAAGAAGATAATATCGTTTTCTCAACAAGGGTCTCTCGCTATTTGCGTTCTCTGCGCAAACGGTGTCGTTTCAAGCGTTACTCTTCGTCAGCCCGATTCATCTGGCGGTACATTGACATACGAG GGTCGCTTTGAGATATTATCACTGTCGGGATCATTCATGCCAAGTGACTCGGACGGGACACGGAGCAGAACCGGTGGAATGACCGTGTCGTTAGCTAGTCCTGATGGACGTGTAGTAGGCGGTGGAGTCGCTGGCTTGCTGGTCGCAGCCACTCCTATTCAAGTGGTTGTTGGAAGTTTCTTAGCTGGAACGAATCAGCAAGATCAGAATCCGAGGAAGCAGAACCACAACTTCATGTCGTCTCCAATGCCAACCACTTCGAATGCAGCTGATCATGGAGCCATCCGTCCTACGTCGTCTTCTCACCAGATTGGTACATGGACACCGCCTTTAGCTTCTGATCCAAGACACAAACCCTCTCATGACATTAACATCACTTTAACTTGA